One genomic window of Corynebacterium sp. sy039 includes the following:
- a CDS encoding PHB depolymerase family esterase: MHKRRRRHPSPYRRTKPRRYRLYALFIGILSASVSLILFETISASRSASTTAQSSQEHDNGNATTQARKFPPNPSVLPGEMRQLSLVTATGTERQYYVSVPTHYDLHSPKKTPVFFVLHGWKSTPKTFVEGDIFKGNAGQEALIVLPLGIDESWASAPYSVTTVDEDISFLHQILSQLAGEYNVDNERIYAAGLSNGGGLVAQLGCRDTQTFAAIATVSAAYYQYNPADCTPEGIPALAVHGTDDDVIHYNGGRRHGDDYFSVEEIADMYAERNKCRMDEFWQEKLNERDIAFTYDGCQHDTALLKIIGGKHEWPQYAGETEYIWEFLSKQRLAKRA, translated from the coding sequence TTGCACAAGCGTAGGCGTAGGCACCCTAGCCCGTATCGTCGGACTAAGCCACGCCGTTATCGTCTCTATGCACTGTTCATAGGTATTCTTAGCGCTTCAGTGTCTTTGATTCTCTTTGAGACGATTAGCGCGTCTCGCTCGGCATCAACTACTGCGCAGAGTTCTCAGGAACATGATAATGGCAACGCCACGACACAGGCTCGGAAGTTCCCGCCTAACCCTTCAGTTCTGCCAGGGGAAATGCGGCAGTTATCTTTAGTGACAGCAACTGGTACCGAGCGACAATACTACGTATCAGTCCCTACCCATTATGATCTGCACTCCCCTAAGAAAACCCCAGTATTTTTTGTCCTTCATGGCTGGAAGTCAACCCCAAAGACTTTCGTCGAGGGCGATATTTTTAAGGGAAATGCCGGACAAGAGGCCTTGATTGTTCTGCCCCTTGGAATTGATGAGTCGTGGGCAAGTGCGCCTTATTCTGTCACCACCGTCGATGAGGATATTTCTTTTCTACACCAAATTCTGAGTCAATTAGCTGGCGAATATAACGTGGATAATGAGCGCATTTATGCAGCTGGCTTGTCTAATGGTGGTGGCTTAGTGGCACAGCTTGGTTGCCGCGATACGCAAACTTTTGCCGCAATAGCCACCGTCTCTGCCGCATATTATCAGTACAATCCTGCCGATTGCACCCCTGAAGGCATACCAGCGTTAGCAGTGCATGGCACAGACGATGACGTCATTCATTACAATGGCGGCAGACGTCACGGCGACGATTACTTCTCGGTTGAGGAGATTGCTGATATGTATGCCGAACGCAATAAGTGCCGCATGGATGAGTTTTGGCAAGAAAAACTCAACGAGCGAGATATAGCGTTCACGTACGACGGCTGCCAACATGACACTGCTCTACTCAAAATCATTGGCGGGAAGCACGAATGGCCACAATACGCCGGAGAAACAGAGTACATTTGGGAGTTCCTCAGTAAGCAGCGCTTAGCTAAACGAGCTTAA
- a CDS encoding aromatic amino acid transport family protein, translated as MTTRNTTQETQAVSEAPALTVVQGVSLIFGTNIGAGILSLPYAARHGGFLALCLALIIAGVLTTFSMMYVAEVSGRTREPLQLSGLAQKYLGNWGKWLVFVAIMINSVGALVAYAAGSGTLLANLLHIPELLGTLLFFALGSFVMWKGLHATGFLEGVITCGMAAIIIILSAWTLLGPGIDLSNLLVFHPFYVVPIMNLAVFTFMAQYVVPELVRGMDPAQKKAIPQSIIAGMSITGFTLALVPFVALGLLGTDVSEVVTLSWGESLGSAAFYLANIFALCAMFTSFIAIGYTAMRNVLDTFHWHHSGLQRVYALVVTVVPPLVISLAGLGGFADALGYAGGFSGLIMSVVPVLLLHAARRTGEVEPLWQVSWQGHRSVQVVLIVVYVAAFGYSLASLFHILPSGWA; from the coding sequence ATGACAACACGCAACACTACACAAGAAACTCAAGCAGTATCCGAAGCACCAGCGCTAACGGTGGTGCAAGGTGTCTCGCTTATCTTTGGTACGAATATCGGCGCTGGTATTTTGAGTTTGCCTTATGCAGCTCGCCATGGTGGGTTTCTTGCATTGTGCTTGGCGCTCATCATTGCTGGAGTGCTCACCACGTTTTCTATGATGTATGTGGCGGAGGTGTCTGGGCGCACGAGGGAGCCATTGCAGCTATCGGGTTTGGCACAGAAATATCTAGGCAATTGGGGAAAATGGTTGGTTTTTGTTGCCATTATGATCAATAGTGTGGGTGCTCTTGTCGCTTATGCGGCTGGTTCCGGGACACTGTTGGCAAATTTGTTGCATATTCCGGAGTTGTTGGGAACGCTGTTGTTTTTTGCTCTGGGTAGTTTTGTGATGTGGAAAGGATTACACGCGACGGGGTTCTTAGAGGGCGTGATTACGTGTGGCATGGCTGCGATCATTATCATTTTGAGCGCGTGGACGCTGCTTGGTCCTGGTATTGATCTCAGTAATCTGCTTGTGTTTCATCCTTTTTATGTGGTGCCGATTATGAACTTGGCGGTTTTTACTTTCATGGCTCAGTATGTGGTCCCAGAGTTGGTTCGTGGTATGGATCCGGCACAGAAGAAAGCGATTCCGCAGTCAATAATTGCTGGTATGTCTATTACTGGTTTTACCTTGGCTTTGGTTCCTTTTGTGGCCTTGGGACTATTGGGCACTGATGTGAGTGAGGTGGTGACGCTTTCTTGGGGTGAGTCTTTGGGTTCTGCCGCATTTTACTTGGCGAATATCTTTGCGTTGTGTGCCATGTTCACCTCGTTTATTGCTATTGGTTATACTGCGATGCGCAATGTGTTGGATACGTTCCATTGGCATCATAGTGGGCTGCAGCGTGTGTATGCGTTGGTGGTGACCGTCGTTCCGCCATTGGTGATTTCTCTTGCTGGTTTGGGTGGCTTTGCCGACGCACTGGGATACGCTGGTGGTTTCTCGGGTTTGATTATGTCTGTTGTTCCTGTGTTGCTCTTGCACGCGGCTCGACGTACTGGAGAAGTTGAACCATTGTGGCAGGTGAGTTGGCAGGGGCATAGGAGTGTTCAGGTGGTGCTGATTGTGGTGTATGTTGCTGCTTTTGGGTATTCTCTAGCGTCGCTATTCCATATTTTGCCTAGTGGTTGGGCATAG
- a CDS encoding isochorismate synthase MenF, with translation MSHYRPDSAPDFLLSRAHGSVRTQGAKETFDDLDAAIKKLHDNPEEMVVGALPFRRDHKPALTVPQSIIREPGALEPHSYYRVGAGAQLNASLLSLDPSLEEHTDRIAAAIGTIEDSQLKKVVLARSVEIGFDPAVDPRLIAAKLIDLSAARDGFIADLSPAGEDFVGAMLVGSSPEVLVRKQGATIRSFPLAGSAARHSDPHLDQAQAELLLNSSKDNDEHAFVVDHLERLLRPLCSTLEIPAQPQLIRTNEVWHLATPIVGKLKNEHTTALELAAWLHPTPAICGTPTDAAEEVIALAEGDRRFYAGAVGWADGQGNGEYMVAIRCAEVSACGTKARAWAGGGIVAQSRPEDEVAETSAKLKTIMTALGL, from the coding sequence ATGTCTCATTATCGTCCTGATTCGGCTCCTGACTTTCTCCTGTCACGTGCGCATGGATCAGTTCGTACTCAAGGCGCTAAAGAAACTTTCGACGACCTCGACGCTGCTATTAAGAAACTTCATGATAATCCAGAAGAGATGGTCGTCGGCGCGCTGCCTTTTCGCAGAGATCATAAACCAGCACTGACTGTTCCCCAATCCATTATTCGGGAACCAGGGGCATTAGAGCCACACTCATATTATCGTGTGGGGGCGGGAGCGCAGCTCAATGCGTCTTTGCTGTCTCTTGATCCTTCTCTGGAGGAGCATACGGACAGGATTGCGGCTGCAATTGGTACCATTGAAGATTCCCAACTGAAAAAGGTGGTTCTTGCCCGCTCGGTAGAAATTGGTTTTGATCCTGCGGTTGATCCGCGTTTGATTGCTGCGAAACTTATTGATCTTTCTGCTGCTAGAGATGGTTTTATTGCTGACCTTAGCCCTGCTGGAGAAGATTTTGTGGGAGCAATGCTCGTGGGTTCTTCCCCAGAGGTATTGGTTCGCAAGCAAGGTGCCACGATTAGGAGTTTTCCGCTTGCCGGTTCCGCTGCCCGGCACAGCGATCCGCATCTTGACCAGGCTCAAGCTGAGTTATTGCTTAACAGTAGCAAAGATAATGATGAGCATGCTTTTGTGGTGGATCATCTCGAACGCCTGCTGCGACCATTGTGTTCCACTCTCGAGATTCCGGCACAACCGCAGTTGATTCGGACAAATGAGGTGTGGCATTTGGCAACCCCGATCGTCGGCAAGCTCAAAAATGAACACACAACTGCACTCGAATTAGCTGCATGGTTACACCCGACGCCTGCTATTTGCGGTACGCCTACCGACGCCGCGGAGGAGGTTATCGCTCTTGCAGAAGGCGATCGACGCTTCTATGCTGGCGCTGTTGGATGGGCAGATGGGCAAGGTAATGGCGAGTATATGGTGGCGATTCGCTGTGCTGAGGTATCGGCTTGTGGTACGAAAGCGCGAGCCTGGGCAGGCGGTGGAATCGTAGCGCAATCCCGCCCTGAAGATGAAGTTGCCGAGACTTCTGCAAAATTAAAAACAATCATGACTGCATTGGGGCTCTAA
- a CDS encoding NAD(P)/FAD-dependent oxidoreductase: protein MHSDVVVIGAGPAGLSAAYRLQKAGHTAVVLEARDRVGGRTRSDVMNGAWYEIGGQWVSPDQTELKALLAELDLGTYQRYRQGDGLYLGFDGKVQRYSGEVFPCAEKTQQEMLRMISHIDDIVAQIDPENPWDYPQARELDTISFHHWLEQLSDDAEARANIGLFIAGGMLTKPAHSFSALQALHMAASAGSFSHLVDEDFILDERVIGGMQSVSIRLAQRIGEENIILNSPVRTIEYDHSGVHVYADGNKEITARYAILAIPPNLYHRISYRPEMPRLQHVMHQHQSMGLVIKVHATYEQPFWREKGLSGTCFSPNHLVQEIYDNTNYGDQRGTLVGFVSDEKAEALFQLTAQERKEKILSAMADFLGPETKEPCSYYESDWGAEEWTRGAYACSYDLGGLSRWGRFNTQPVGAIHFACSDIAGVGYQHVDGAIRMGHKVAQTIDELLQQT, encoded by the coding sequence ATGCATAGTGATGTAGTAGTTATTGGCGCAGGACCTGCAGGTTTGAGTGCTGCCTATAGATTGCAGAAAGCTGGGCATACTGCTGTTGTTCTTGAAGCACGCGACCGAGTTGGTGGCAGAACTCGGTCAGATGTTATGAACGGGGCATGGTACGAAATTGGTGGTCAATGGGTGTCACCTGATCAGACCGAGTTGAAGGCATTACTAGCTGAACTTGACCTAGGAACATATCAGCGTTATCGCCAAGGTGACGGTCTTTATCTTGGTTTCGATGGCAAAGTGCAGCGCTATTCAGGTGAGGTATTCCCTTGTGCCGAGAAAACTCAGCAAGAAATGTTGCGCATGATTTCTCATATCGACGACATAGTTGCGCAGATTGATCCAGAGAATCCGTGGGACTATCCGCAGGCAAGAGAACTCGATACTATCTCTTTTCATCATTGGTTAGAACAACTCAGTGATGATGCCGAAGCACGAGCAAACATTGGTCTATTTATTGCAGGTGGAATGCTTACAAAACCCGCTCATTCTTTTTCTGCACTGCAAGCATTGCATATGGCTGCGTCGGCAGGTAGTTTCTCTCATCTTGTCGACGAGGATTTTATTCTCGACGAGCGGGTGATTGGTGGAATGCAGTCAGTATCTATTCGCTTAGCTCAGCGCATTGGTGAGGAAAACATTATCCTTAATTCTCCAGTGCGCACGATTGAATATGATCACTCGGGTGTCCACGTATATGCGGATGGTAATAAGGAAATAACAGCTCGGTATGCAATTCTTGCTATACCGCCAAATCTATATCACCGCATTTCTTATCGCCCTGAGATGCCGCGATTGCAGCACGTGATGCATCAACATCAGTCAATGGGGTTGGTTATTAAAGTCCATGCCACATATGAGCAGCCATTTTGGCGAGAAAAAGGGCTATCAGGTACGTGCTTTTCACCTAATCATCTTGTCCAAGAGATCTACGATAACACCAACTATGGAGATCAACGTGGTACCCTCGTAGGCTTCGTTTCTGATGAAAAGGCTGAGGCATTATTCCAGCTCACAGCGCAAGAGCGCAAAGAAAAAATCTTATCAGCTATGGCAGATTTTCTTGGTCCGGAAACCAAAGAACCATGTTCCTACTATGAGTCAGATTGGGGCGCAGAGGAATGGACAAGGGGAGCGTATGCCTGTTCGTATGATTTAGGCGGATTATCTCGGTGGGGACGGTTTAACACCCAGCCGGTCGGTGCAATTCATTTCGCTTGTTCAGATATAGCTGGCGTCGGGTATCAGCATGTAGATGGTGCTATCCGCATGGGGCATAAGGTCGCTCAAACTATCGACGAGTTACTTCAACAAACGTAA
- the rplJ gene encoding 50S ribosomal protein L10 — MANPKNESSLAELKQRFAETNAFLLTEYRGLTVAQTTELRRALGADVQYSVAKNTLLKLAAKDAGVEGLDELLTGPTAVAFVKGEAVDAAKAMKKFASENKAFVIKGGYMDGNALTTAQVEAIAELDNRETTLAKLAGAMKGNLAKAAGLFNAPASQVARLAAALQEKKEA, encoded by the coding sequence ATGGCAAATCCGAAGAACGAATCATCTTTGGCTGAGCTTAAGCAGCGTTTCGCAGAGACTAATGCTTTTCTGCTCACCGAATACCGTGGTTTGACTGTAGCTCAGACTACTGAGTTGCGTCGTGCTCTCGGTGCTGATGTCCAGTACTCCGTCGCCAAGAACACTCTTCTTAAGCTGGCTGCAAAAGATGCTGGCGTAGAAGGTCTTGATGAGCTCCTTACCGGTCCTACTGCTGTTGCTTTCGTTAAGGGCGAGGCTGTAGATGCCGCTAAAGCAATGAAGAAGTTTGCTTCTGAAAACAAGGCTTTCGTTATTAAGGGTGGCTACATGGACGGCAATGCGCTGACCACCGCTCAGGTTGAGGCGATTGCTGAACTAGACAACCGCGAGACTACTCTTGCGAAGTTGGCTGGTGCCATGAAGGGCAACTTGGCAAAGGCTGCAGGCCTATTCAACGCTCCTGCTTCTCAGGTTGCACGCCTTGCGGCTGCACTTCAAGAGAAGAAAGAAGCATAA
- the gltX gene encoding glutamate--tRNA ligase yields the protein MSEVRVRFCPSPTGTPHVGMVRTALFNWAYARHTGGKLIFRIEDTDAARDSEESYQAIIDSLVWLGMDWDEGVVKGGPHEPYRQSQRMDIYADVLEKLKAGGYVYPAYSTAQEVEERHKAAGRDPKLGYDNYDRDLSPEQIAAFEAQGRTPVWRLRMPDHDWKWTDLVRGDIEFKASTQPDFVVARSNGAPLYTLVNPVDDALMGITHVLRGEDLLPSTPRQLALYEALKAIGVAKHTPEFGHLPFVMGEGNKKLSKRDPQSNLFHHRDKGIIPEGMLNYLALLGWSLSSEKDIFSVAELVSHFDVVNVLANPARFDQKKLEAINADHIRLLDPQEFCTRLREYLTQYTEFPADYPEDKFAFAAELVQTRIKTLSEAWDLLAFLVTEDDELTLDEKSARKNLKESAIQPLEVGIATLEKLETWDTASIEAALSQALIHDLELKPRLAYGALRVGISGQAISPPLFESMELLGRESTLARLKAALAQTPFSAE from the coding sequence ATGTCTGAAGTACGAGTTCGTTTTTGCCCTTCCCCAACCGGAACCCCACACGTCGGTATGGTTCGCACTGCCCTGTTCAACTGGGCATACGCCCGCCACACTGGCGGAAAACTCATTTTCCGCATTGAAGATACCGACGCAGCACGCGACTCGGAAGAATCCTATCAAGCAATTATTGACTCACTCGTATGGCTCGGTATGGATTGGGATGAGGGTGTTGTCAAAGGCGGACCACATGAGCCTTACCGCCAAAGCCAACGCATGGATATTTATGCGGATGTATTAGAAAAACTCAAAGCAGGCGGATATGTTTACCCTGCTTACTCCACCGCACAAGAAGTAGAAGAACGCCACAAAGCCGCAGGACGCGACCCTAAACTTGGGTATGACAACTATGACCGTGACCTTAGCCCAGAGCAAATTGCAGCTTTTGAGGCGCAAGGACGCACCCCGGTATGGCGTTTGCGTATGCCTGACCATGACTGGAAGTGGACAGACCTTGTTCGAGGCGACATTGAGTTTAAGGCAAGCACCCAACCAGATTTCGTCGTCGCGCGTTCTAACGGCGCACCTCTGTATACCTTGGTCAATCCAGTCGATGACGCACTCATGGGTATTACCCATGTGCTACGCGGTGAGGATCTGCTGCCTTCTACCCCACGTCAATTAGCACTCTATGAGGCTCTTAAAGCTATTGGAGTAGCTAAGCACACTCCCGAGTTCGGGCACTTGCCTTTCGTGATGGGCGAGGGAAATAAAAAATTATCCAAGCGTGACCCACAGTCCAATCTCTTCCACCACCGCGACAAGGGAATCATTCCAGAAGGAATGCTCAACTACCTCGCTTTATTGGGCTGGTCATTATCGTCTGAAAAGGATATTTTCTCTGTTGCCGAGCTTGTTTCCCATTTCGATGTGGTCAATGTTCTTGCTAATCCAGCGCGCTTTGACCAAAAGAAACTAGAGGCGATTAACGCAGATCATATCCGTCTGCTCGACCCCCAAGAGTTCTGCACCCGGTTGCGCGAGTATTTAACGCAGTACACTGAGTTCCCTGCAGATTATCCAGAAGATAAGTTTGCTTTTGCTGCCGAATTGGTCCAAACTCGCATTAAAACTTTGTCCGAGGCATGGGATCTGCTTGCGTTCTTAGTCACTGAGGACGACGAGCTTACTCTCGACGAAAAATCAGCACGGAAAAATCTCAAAGAGAGTGCTATCCAGCCGCTAGAAGTAGGAATTGCGACCCTGGAAAAACTCGAAACCTGGGATACTGCGTCGATTGAAGCTGCATTATCGCAAGCGCTTATTCATGATCTTGAGCTCAAACCACGTCTTGCCTATGGCGCACTGCGCGTGGGTATTTCTGGGCAAGCTATTTCCCCACCACTATTCGAGTCGATGGAATTATTGGGGCGTGAATCAACACTGGCTCGCCTCAAAGCTGCTTTGGCACAGACTCCTTTTAGCGCTGAATAG
- the rplL gene encoding 50S ribosomal protein L7/L12 gives MAKLTKDELIEAFKEMTLIELSEFVKEFEEVFEVTAAAPVAVAAAGAAGGEAAAAEEKDEFDVVLEDAGAKKIGVIKAVREIVSGLGLKEAKELVEGAPKAILEGASKDDAEAAKAKLEEAGAKVTLK, from the coding sequence ATGGCTAAGCTCACTAAAGACGAGCTCATCGAGGCTTTCAAGGAAATGACCCTTATCGAACTTTCTGAGTTCGTTAAAGAGTTCGAAGAGGTATTCGAGGTTACCGCTGCTGCTCCAGTTGCTGTTGCTGCTGCAGGCGCTGCTGGTGGCGAAGCTGCTGCTGCAGAAGAGAAGGACGAGTTCGACGTTGTTCTTGAGGATGCAGGTGCAAAGAAGATTGGCGTAATTAAGGCTGTTCGTGAGATCGTTTCCGGTCTTGGTCTTAAAGAAGCTAAGGAACTCGTTGAGGGTGCTCCTAAGGCTATCCTCGAGGGTGCATCTAAGGATGACGCTGAGGCTGCTAAGGCTAAGCTTGAAGAAGCTGGTGCAAAGGTTACCCTTAAGTAA
- a CDS encoding APC family permease, which produces MESGQQSKGLQAGSVGLIGAVVIGLSCIAPAYTLSGGLGPTVSAVGEHMPAIFLVSFIPMLLVALGYKELNEDMPDSGTTFTWVTRAFGPVMGWLGGWGLLAATILVLSNLAGIGVDFFYLLLAQLCHKPQLAQLSDNTAVNIATCFVFMALATLISYRGVDTTKTVQFILVSFQVIALVLFGAMALWRVHRGEAFDPTPISLQWFNPFGVSSFSAFAAGVSLSVFIYWGWDVVLTLSEETKGTHATPGKAATVTIVVIVVLYQFVAISALSFSGTSTGEFGLGNADIQENIFAALATPVMGPAAILISLTVLVSCAASLQSTIIGPARTMLAMGFYGALPKRFAHISPRYQSPGFATIAATSISFLFYAVMRVVSEAALWDTITALGMMVCFYYGITAFACVWYFRNHAFDSLKHSVTRFFAPLIGGTLLLIFFIQTSYDSMDPSYGSGSQIFGVSLVFILGMTVLGSGVIVMLITRWKSPEFFRSQTLCKATPASPLTRIDAHQTLEPEHSNNSQLLDF; this is translated from the coding sequence ATGGAAAGTGGGCAACAGTCAAAGGGCTTACAAGCGGGCAGTGTGGGGTTAATCGGTGCCGTGGTGATCGGGCTAAGCTGTATTGCCCCAGCATATACGCTTTCTGGTGGGCTTGGTCCGACAGTTAGTGCCGTCGGAGAGCATATGCCAGCTATTTTTCTAGTGAGTTTTATCCCGATGCTTTTGGTCGCGTTAGGCTATAAGGAACTCAACGAGGATATGCCCGATTCTGGAACAACTTTTACGTGGGTGACCAGAGCTTTTGGTCCCGTCATGGGTTGGCTTGGCGGGTGGGGACTACTGGCAGCAACGATTCTCGTTTTATCTAATCTGGCTGGAATTGGCGTAGATTTTTTCTACCTACTTCTTGCGCAACTCTGTCACAAACCACAACTGGCGCAGTTGAGTGATAATACAGCAGTCAATATCGCTACGTGTTTTGTATTCATGGCTCTAGCTACGTTGATCTCTTACCGAGGCGTGGATACCACGAAAACTGTGCAATTCATTTTGGTCAGTTTCCAGGTCATAGCATTGGTACTCTTTGGTGCAATGGCGTTATGGCGAGTGCATAGGGGTGAGGCGTTTGATCCGACTCCTATCTCCTTGCAGTGGTTCAATCCTTTTGGCGTAAGTAGTTTCTCAGCTTTTGCTGCTGGAGTATCATTATCGGTTTTTATTTACTGGGGCTGGGATGTCGTACTCACCCTTAGCGAAGAAACCAAAGGTACACACGCTACTCCAGGTAAAGCCGCAACTGTGACCATTGTGGTTATCGTCGTGCTCTACCAATTTGTTGCCATTTCTGCACTGAGCTTTTCTGGAACTTCGACGGGGGAATTTGGGCTAGGAAATGCAGATATACAAGAAAATATCTTTGCGGCTTTAGCCACTCCTGTGATGGGACCTGCGGCAATTCTCATTTCACTTACAGTTTTGGTGTCTTGTGCTGCGTCGCTGCAATCTACGATTATCGGTCCTGCACGAACCATGCTTGCCATGGGTTTTTATGGTGCGCTGCCAAAGAGATTTGCGCATATTTCACCTCGCTATCAATCACCGGGCTTTGCGACGATTGCTGCAACAAGTATTTCTTTCCTTTTCTATGCAGTGATGCGCGTGGTGAGTGAAGCAGCTTTATGGGACACAATTACCGCACTGGGCATGATGGTGTGTTTTTACTATGGCATTACTGCTTTTGCCTGTGTGTGGTACTTCCGAAATCATGCTTTTGATTCTCTCAAACACAGTGTCACTAGATTTTTCGCTCCGCTCATTGGCGGCACACTGTTATTGATTTTCTTTATCCAAACCTCTTACGACTCTATGGACCCAAGTTATGGGTCAGGCAGTCAGATCTTTGGCGTTAGTTTGGTCTTCATTTTGGGTATGACAGTGCTTGGTTCTGGTGTGATCGTCATGTTGATTACCAGGTGGAAATCGCCGGAGTTCTTTCGCAGTCAAACCTTGTGTAAAGCCACACCAGCTAGTCCTTTGACCAGAATCGACGCACACCAGACCCTAGAGCCAGAGCACAGTAATAATTCTCAACTTCTCGATTTTTAA
- a CDS encoding PrsW family intramembrane metalloprotease, with protein sequence MSNPINSPSNPPIAPHMTYSDFSLYSAAPAVFRTQRKSIATQVIMWTFIVIGVLVCIPAVGFSFIPVPSTFLLSMLFAVVLFAAIFCILRFSRLWPKGKGRGWLFAALLWGGAFSTVVPLFIAQPIIDLCAKTRLFALAASFGGAYPEEILKGMGVLFILWLFRYLDRPWHGFVVGALVGLGFEVVENILYGAQGALFDPNSDIAGVTQSWFTRTIFGFGLHPIFTGCTGYGLGHALLRAGWSKKKRILIATSWFMLGFGLHFAWNIALDSEVMMIVVHIVLLVLAYAIFLYCYIRSHLAAKNAPGVIHTAVPLRAADQLLSAPPTPHGVPMVSVYNHQPEQV encoded by the coding sequence GTGTCTAATCCTATTAACTCTCCTAGTAATCCTCCTATTGCCCCGCATATGACCTATTCTGATTTTTCGCTTTATTCTGCAGCACCTGCTGTTTTTAGGACACAGCGAAAAAGCATAGCTACACAAGTGATCATGTGGACTTTCATTGTCATAGGAGTGCTTGTGTGTATTCCTGCCGTGGGCTTTAGTTTTATTCCTGTGCCAAGCACTTTTTTGCTCAGTATGCTATTTGCCGTGGTACTCTTTGCTGCCATTTTTTGCATTCTGAGATTCTCTAGGCTGTGGCCGAAAGGGAAAGGGCGGGGTTGGCTTTTTGCGGCACTACTATGGGGTGGGGCGTTTAGCACGGTAGTCCCACTTTTTATTGCTCAACCGATTATAGATTTGTGCGCAAAGACGAGGTTATTTGCGTTAGCTGCTTCTTTTGGCGGCGCATATCCTGAGGAGATTCTTAAAGGTATGGGCGTGCTTTTCATATTATGGCTATTCCGATACCTTGATAGACCTTGGCATGGTTTTGTGGTAGGCGCACTTGTCGGTTTGGGTTTTGAGGTGGTCGAGAACATTCTCTATGGAGCTCAGGGAGCTTTATTTGATCCCAATAGTGATATTGCAGGAGTAACTCAATCCTGGTTTACTCGAACTATTTTTGGCTTCGGCTTGCATCCTATTTTTACTGGTTGTACTGGTTATGGACTAGGACACGCTCTTTTGCGTGCAGGATGGTCCAAGAAGAAACGAATACTAATCGCCACGTCGTGGTTTATGCTTGGTTTTGGGCTGCACTTTGCGTGGAATATCGCTTTGGATAGTGAAGTCATGATGATTGTGGTACATATTGTGCTTTTAGTTCTTGCCTATGCAATTTTCCTTTATTGCTATATTCGTAGCCATCTGGCAGCAAAGAACGCCCCAGGGGTAATCCACACGGCTGTACCATTACGTGCTGCAGATCAACTACTATCTGCACCTCCAACCCCTCATGGAGTACCCATGGTATCTGTGTATAATCATCAACCTGAGCAGGTGTGA
- a CDS encoding universal stress protein, giving the protein MMKLVIGYQATPQGIDALALGVDLARILNAELEIIIVLRRSDNFSYEYPPTGTSEDILLNQAFSWLHGAIEQIPHDVKASGKVFSDTNTAQGLERAAGQLGASLIVVGGSSASPLKRHRLGTIAHDLLFGAHFPIALAPRGYSSTPIQRLNCAVGLRPGAGSLVGLGVRLSRRANLPLRFIAFLGKESEGNSDTVLHARENVQKLLTEEQESSTGKDLVIVEKLEKATWEQGDIVFIGSSRVAEKNSVFAGSFAMRLLRELTLPLIVVPRGE; this is encoded by the coding sequence ATGATGAAATTAGTCATCGGCTATCAGGCAACTCCGCAAGGTATTGATGCCCTTGCATTAGGGGTGGATTTAGCGCGAATCCTTAATGCGGAGTTAGAGATCATTATTGTACTGCGACGTTCTGATAATTTCTCTTATGAATATCCACCCACAGGAACTAGCGAAGATATCTTACTTAATCAGGCTTTTTCTTGGTTACATGGCGCCATCGAACAGATACCTCATGATGTGAAAGCTAGTGGAAAAGTATTTTCCGATACCAATACTGCTCAGGGGCTAGAACGAGCCGCTGGGCAATTAGGTGCTTCACTCATTGTGGTAGGTGGTTCTTCTGCGAGTCCCTTAAAACGACATAGGTTAGGAACAATTGCGCACGACTTATTATTTGGGGCGCATTTTCCTATCGCGCTAGCACCACGAGGTTATAGCTCTACACCGATACAACGTCTCAACTGTGCAGTAGGGCTACGGCCTGGAGCTGGCAGTCTTGTTGGCTTAGGAGTACGACTTTCTCGACGTGCAAATCTTCCGTTGAGATTCATTGCATTTCTTGGCAAAGAATCAGAGGGCAATTCAGATACTGTTCTTCATGCTCGGGAAAATGTGCAGAAATTATTAACAGAAGAACAGGAATCTTCCACAGGAAAAGACCTGGTTATCGTCGAAAAGCTAGAAAAAGCTACCTGGGAACAAGGCGACATCGTTTTCATTGGATCATCACGAGTAGCAGAGAAGAATTCTGTGTTTGCGGGTTCTTTTGCCATGCGACTATTGCGTGAATTGACGTTACCGCTGATTGTGGTGCCGAGGGGTGAGTAA